Proteins from a genomic interval of Spirochaetota bacterium:
- a CDS encoding hydantoinase/oxoprolinase family protein: MLIGLDVGGTHTDSVLIGKEGILAQAKVPTNHEDLLESVIAGIRAVIGGTDAAAVTRVNLSTTLSTNAIVEGKAEKVGVVVTAGAGIDPRGFSTGDHFAFVPGSIDHRGTQTAMLDEKSLDAAAKAFRKAGLRVYAAVGKFSTRNITHENAIRDALAAQSDFTTAGHLLSGRLNFPRRIATAYYNSAVWRRYTQFADAVEEGVRALGIRAALCVLKADGGTMPLALSRSLPVETILSGPAASVMGIVALCRPAEDSVLLDIGGTTTDIAVFAAGDPLIEPDGISLDGRPTLVRALRTRSIGVGGDSALEVRDGAVLVGPVRRGFSMADGGAHPTLTDACNVGGFSSYGGTDRSAKGIGELAKRHGMKPAELANAAVETAVASIRGQVEALVSQVNERPVYTIHEMIEGKRIEPRTVYVVGGPARTFAPLIEKAMGVKTVLPNHHGVANAVGAGLARTTMYIELLADTEQRRLIIPDLNVAREITPGYALADAEKDAKRYLLDHMRAQQVTDVDISAEVVESSVFHMVRGFTATGKNIRVRCQVKPGVLEEFAGAVAGQ, encoded by the coding sequence ATGCTTATCGGGCTTGACGTGGGCGGGACCCATACCGACAGCGTGCTCATCGGGAAGGAAGGCATCCTCGCCCAGGCGAAGGTTCCCACCAACCATGAAGACCTGCTCGAGTCGGTGATCGCGGGCATACGCGCGGTGATTGGCGGGACCGATGCCGCGGCCGTCACCCGCGTGAACCTGAGCACGACGCTCTCCACGAACGCGATCGTGGAGGGGAAGGCGGAGAAGGTGGGCGTCGTCGTCACGGCGGGCGCCGGGATAGACCCGCGGGGATTTTCCACAGGGGACCATTTCGCCTTCGTCCCGGGCTCGATAGATCACCGCGGAACCCAGACGGCAATGCTCGACGAGAAGTCGCTCGACGCGGCGGCGAAGGCGTTCCGCAAGGCGGGACTCAGGGTGTACGCCGCGGTGGGAAAGTTCTCGACCCGCAACATCACGCACGAAAACGCAATCAGGGATGCGCTCGCTGCGCAGTCGGATTTCACCACCGCGGGCCACCTGCTCTCCGGGAGGCTCAATTTCCCGCGCCGCATCGCGACCGCGTATTACAATTCCGCCGTGTGGCGCCGTTATACGCAATTCGCCGACGCGGTCGAGGAGGGCGTGCGCGCCCTGGGGATTCGCGCCGCGCTCTGCGTCCTCAAGGCCGACGGCGGCACCATGCCGCTCGCGCTCTCCCGCAGCCTCCCGGTCGAGACGATACTCTCCGGGCCCGCGGCGAGCGTTATGGGCATCGTCGCACTCTGCAGGCCCGCGGAGGATTCGGTGCTGCTCGATATCGGCGGCACCACGACCGACATCGCCGTCTTCGCCGCGGGCGACCCGCTCATCGAGCCCGACGGCATTTCGCTCGACGGGCGGCCCACCCTGGTGAGGGCGCTGCGCACGCGGTCCATTGGCGTGGGCGGGGACTCCGCACTCGAAGTGCGCGACGGCGCGGTGCTCGTGGGTCCCGTGCGGCGCGGTTTTTCAATGGCGGACGGCGGCGCGCACCCCACGCTTACCGACGCGTGCAATGTCGGCGGATTTTCGAGTTACGGGGGCACGGATCGCTCGGCGAAGGGGATCGGGGAGCTCGCGAAAAGACACGGGATGAAGCCGGCCGAGCTGGCGAACGCCGCGGTGGAGACGGCGGTGGCGTCGATACGCGGACAGGTTGAGGCGCTGGTCTCCCAGGTCAACGAGCGTCCCGTCTACACCATCCACGAGATGATCGAGGGTAAGCGCATAGAGCCGCGCACGGTCTACGTCGTGGGCGGCCCGGCGCGCACCTTCGCCCCGCTTATAGAGAAGGCGATGGGGGTGAAGACGGTGCTCCCGAACCACCACGGCGTCGCGAACGCCGTGGGCGCGGGGCTCGCCAGGACCACCATGTACATCGAGCTCCTCGCGGACACGGAACAGAGGCGCCTCATCATACCCGACCTCAACGTGGCGCGCGAGATCACCCCGGGCTACGCGCTCGCGGACGCCGAGAAGGACGCGAAGCGCTATCTTCTCGATCATATGCGCGCGCAGCAGGTGACCGACGTGGATATAAGCGCCGAGGTGGTGGAGTCCTCGGTCTTCCATATGGTGCGCGGCTTCACGGCGACGGGCAAGAACATCCGCGTGCGCTGCCAGGTGAAGCCGGGTGTGCTCGAGGAATTTGCGGGAGCGGTGGCGGGGCAATGA